GGCATCTGCTCCAGGTAGGTGCCGGTGGCAAAGAAGTGCTTACCGGCATAGTGAAGCGATGGACCAGTGAAATAGGCGTCGTTGATCTCTTTATTCCAGAAGGTCCAACTGTCAAACTCGCGCTCATTCACCAGCTCAAAGCCGGCCGACCAGTTCGGAATAAACCGGTAAGAAGCACCATAATCGGCGTTCATGTCGGTCTCGTTAAGCGTCAGCGGACCGGGGCGATCATTTCTCAACTCAGGCGCATAAGTGAAGTTAGCCGCAAGCACGACGCGGTCCTGACGAAAATTCTTCTGAAACAGAAGCCTGTTTTCTGTTTCAAAAAAGTCGCGACCTGCACGCTCCTCTGAGTAGACACCTATGCCCATGAAGTGCTCATAGGGGCTCAGAATGCGGTAGATTGCCTCTACATCTGTCGAGATGTAGGCCGTGCCGCGGTAATGCGCGTTGGGGTCGGGCGAATCAAAGGAAAAGGGTTCCCCCGGCGTCGTCGCCCCGAAGGGGCCGTTATGATACGCAGCGGTCGAATCGTAATCCTGATAAAGCGAAAGCTGAAAGCGATTGCTCAACCCGTAGGAGAACTCGGTGCGGTTCTCCTGAAGCCAGAAGTTCCCCTGAGACTTGGTGAAGCGCGTCGTTGACCACTGCTCCACCTCATACTTCCCCTTGGGCAGCGTATCGGTTGTATAGGTAAAACCGAAGAG
The DNA window shown above is from Acidobacterium capsulatum ATCC 51196 and carries:
- a CDS encoding DUF6662 family protein — translated: MLRTNYAVYFLITRLSGGSNWKRGCLCAALLLLMLFTPPLARADEPLFGFTYTTDTLPKGKYEVEQWSTTRFTKSQGNFWLQENRTEFSYGLSNRFQLSLYQDYDSTAAYHNGPFGATTPGEPFSFDSPDPNAHYRGTAYISTDVEAIYRILSPYEHFMGIGVYSEERAGRDFFETENRLLFQKNFRQDRVVLAANFTYAPELRNDRPGPLTLNETDMNADYGASYRFIPNWSAGFELVNEREFDSWTFWNKEINDAYFTGPSLHYAGKHFFATGTYLEQMPWATTHESTNPGTIVGGRDYDNDFEKYRVRLKVGWYF